The DNA region CGAAGGCCACCGGGCGGCGGTCCAGCAGGACCTCCACCAGGTCCCCCATCTCCCCCTGGGAGTGGGCCACCGCCCCCCGGTAGATCCAGGGATGGCGCCTTGCGATGCCCTCCGAGGCGGAGGGCTTGAGGTGCACCTTGGGCAGGTGGCTCATGGCCGGATCACCTCCGCCACCGCGTCGTGGTCGTGGATGCTCTCGTGGCTAACCACCCGGACCCTGAGGGACTCCACCCGGGGGTCCTCCAAGAGCCGGGCGGCGCAGTCCCTGGCCAGGTCCTCCACGAACCGGGGCCTCATGTAGGCCCCTTCGGTTACGAACCGTTCGTCCTGGCGCTTGAGCACCGGGTAGACCGGGGACGAGGCGTTCTCCTCCGCCACCGCCACCAGCTCCTCGATCCAGATCATGCGCCGGGATCCCACCTCTATGGTGACGTGGGCCCGCTGGTTGTGGGCCCCGAAGCTGGATATCTCCCGGGAGCATGGGCAGAGGGTCTTCACCGGCACCTTCACCGCCAGGCGGAAGGACAGGTCCTCCCCCCGGAGGGAGGCCAGGACCCGGCACCGGACCTCCAGGGGGCAGGGGATCCGGGTCACCGGCGAGGCCTTGGGGACGAAGAAGGGGAACCGGACCTCCGCCTCGGAGGCGCTGGCCCCCAGGGAGGAGGACAGGGAGGAGAGCAGCTCCCGGGCGGATGAGGGGCAGGGGACCCGGCCGTCCCACTGGAGGACCAGCTGGGCTATCCTGCTCATGTGGGAGCCCCGCACGTCCGGCGGCAGGTCGGTGAAGGCGCAGAAGCGCCCCACGGTGTGTAGCGCGGGTCCCTCCATGGATAGCACCTCCATGGGCCGCTTGATCCCCCGGACCCCCACCCGGTTCAGGCCTATGCCCCTCAGGTCCCGTTCGGACTGGAGGTCCCTCACCGCCGGTCCTCCCGGAGGAACAGGGCGGAGCAGTCGGGGCTCTCGAAGACCTCCACGGACTCCAGGCGTCGGTTGGGGGCCTCCAGCCGGTCCGCCAGGGCCTCGAAGATCCACCGGCTCAACGCCTCGGCGGTGGGCTGTTCCAGCAGGTCGTTGAGGCACGAGTGGTCCAGCCTGGAGAGGACCATCTCCTCCACCAGTCCCTTGAGCTCCGTGAAGTCCATTATCATCCCCTCCGGGTCCGGGGAGCCCTCCAGGGTGATCACGAACGAGTAGGTGTGCCCGTGCAGGGCCTCGCACCGGCCCTTGTACCTGGGCAACCAGTGGGCGGCGCTGAAGCTGAAGCGCCTCTTGAGCTTCATGGTCTTTACCTTCCCTTCGATGGCTAGATGGCCTTCATTTTAGCATCATACCCACCGGGGCTGAAGGGAAGGGGTCCCCTCACAGCCCCAGCCGGGTCTGGGATGGGGTACCCTCCCCCAGTCCCAGGAGGCCCGCCATGGCCAGGGCGGACTTGAGGGCGCTACCCCCCACGCAGTTGTTGAACATGACGAAGACCCGGGGCACCCGCTGGGCGTGCCGCAGCGCCAGGTCCCTCCAAGGCCTCAGCTCCTGGGCGGGGTACACGTAGTTCCCCCGCTCCTCCGGGGTGGGGAAGGGTCCACCGCCGGTGCCCCTCCCGTGGAGGCGGGCTATGGCACCCCAGGTGGCGGTGAGGTGCCAGGGCATGGCCCCATGGGGGGAAAGATCGGCTCCAACCAGGGCCAGGTTCTGATCCCGGGCGGTCTCAAGCAGCCCCTCCAGTGGGCCCGAGGCGAACCACCGGGGGTTCCTCAGCTCCACCGCCAGGGGCCAGCCGGGGGAGAGCTCCCGGATGGCGGAGAGGTAGTCCAGCGCCTCCCCGGAGGGCTCGAAGGATGGGGGGAACTGGAAGAGCAGGTACCCCAGCTTTCCGGAGGACCGGAGGGGCTCCAGCGCCTCCAGGAAGGCGGCATAGAGCCTCCGGCGGACCCTGGGGGGAACCATGTGGCGGAGCACCCGATCCGCCCCCTGGGGCCTGGCCCAGGCGGGCAGGGCCTGGGACCTCACCGGGTGGTGGGTGAAGAGGCCGAAGGCCTTGACCCCCAGTAGGAAGCCCTTGGGGACCGACACGGAGATCCGGAAGACCGCCTCCGCCCTGGGCAGGGCGTAAAAGGTGGACCCCACCTCCAGGGCCCCGAAGGGGGCCTCCAGGGGGGCCCGCCTGTCCCGGCCCTTCAGGTCCTTCAGGGCGCAAAGACCGATCCGCACGTCCAATTCATCACCTCCCTCTGCTCCATTCGATTTTGCACCACCCATGGCGGCCCTTCAAGCCCAGTGGGCTCCAGATCACAATCGATTAAATCGCTCGTTAGACTTGCATGATATCAAACATCATGCTACAACTAGCCATATTTTTGGGATGAGAGGTGGTAGTTATGGGAGATAGGCCTACATGCGTGTTCGGATGCGACGTCTTCGACCGGCGGGCCATGAGGGAGCGGCTTCCCCGGGAGGTGTACGCCCGGCTCCTGGAGGTGATGGAGGGGACCGGCAAGCTGGACGAGGCCATCGCGGGGGTCATAGCCTCCGCCATGAAGGAGTGGGCGGTGTCTCGGGGGGCCACCCACTACGCCCACTGGTTCCATCCCCGGAACGAGATGACCGCGGAGAAGCACATGGCGTTCCTCACCGTGGACGGGGACGGGACCCCGCTGGAGTCCTTCAGCGCCTTCGAGCTGATCCAGGGGGAGCCGGACGCATCCAGCTTCCCCTGCGGGAGCGTCAGGTCCACCTTCGAGGCCCGGGGGTACACCGCCTGGGATCCCTCCAGCCCCGCCTTCGTGGTGCGGAGCGAGCGGGGGGGCACCCTATGCGTGCCGTCGGTTTTCATCGCCTTCGACGGGACGCCGCTGGACATGAAGACCCCGCTCCTTCGGGCCCTGAGCGCCCTGGAGGGGCGGGCCTTAAGGATATCCCGCCTGTTCGGCAACCGGGGGGTCCGGTGGATAAAGATGACCTGCGGGGCGGAGCAGGAGTTCTTCCTCATCGACTCCGACCGGGCCAGGAGGCGGCCGGACATCCTCCACTGTGGACGGACCCTGATAGGGGCGGAGCCCCCCAAGGGCCAGCAGATGGAGGACCACTACTTCGGGTCCATCCACCACCGGGCGCTGGGGTACATGGAGGAGGTGGAGGAGGAGCTGCTGCGGCTGGGGGTGGCGGTGAAGACCCGGCACAACGAGGTGGCCCCCTGTCAGTTCGAGTTCGCCCCCCAGCACTGCGAGGCCAACCTGGCGTGCGACCAGAACCAGGTGATGATGCTCACCATGCGGCGGCTGGCCCACAGGCACGGGCTGAGGCTGCTCCTCCACGAGAAGCCCTTCGCCAACCTGAACGGCAGCGGCAAGCACGTGAACTTCTCCCTGGTGGACAGCGAGGGGCGGAACCTGCTCTCCCCCTCGTCGAACCCCCGCCGGAACGTGCAGTTCCTCACGTACCTGGCGGCCTTCGTGCTGGGGCTCTGGGAGCACGGGGGGCTTCTCAGGGCCGCCACCGCGTGTCCTGGGAACACCCATCGCCTGGGAGGGCACGAGGCGCCGCCGGTGATCATGAGCATCTACCTGGGGGAGGTGATAACCCGGGTGCTGGACCGGATAGACGAGGAGATCGACCAGATCGGGGGCAGGCGTCCCATGGACCTGGGGCTCAATCGGCTACCATCCATCCGAGCGGACAACACGGACCGGAACCGGACCGCCCCCATAGCCTTCACGGGGAACAAGCTTGAGTTCCGCTCCCCGGGCTCGTCCCAGTCCATCGCGGGGCCCCTCACCATGCTGGCCGCCATCTGGGCCAGGGGGCTGGACTGGATAGGGGACCGGATGGAGGCCAGGATCGCCTCCGGCATGGAGCCCAAGGACGCGGCGCTGGAGGCGGTGAGGGAGGCGGTCCGGGTGGCCCGGGGGGTCATCTTCGAGGGGAACTGCTACAGCCCCGAGTGGGAGGCGGAGGCTCGGAGGAGGGGGCTTCTGGTGGCCAAGGGACCCACCGAGGCCCTGTCCCGGCTGATAGCCCGGGAGAACGTGGAGCTTTTGAGCTCCCTGAAGGTCATGTCTCCCGGGGAGTGCGAGACCTTCTGCCAGACCCGGCTGGAACAGCACGTGAAGTGGACCCGGATAGAGATGGGGGTCATGAGGTCCATGCTGCTGGAGGGGGTACTGCCCGCCCTCAAGCGCAGCGCCGCCCTGGAGGCGGAGGCCCTTAGTGCGTTCAGGGCCGCTGGGCTCTCCCCCAAGGGGGACCCGCTGGAGGCCCTGCTGGGGGACCTGGAGGCGGTCCGGGATGGGGTGAGGGGCCTCGAGGGCTCCATGGAGGACCTCAAGGCCCAGCCGGACCTCTTCGAGGCCTGCCGGGCCTCGGAGGAGTGCGTGGAGGTGATGAACCGGATCCGGGAGGCGGTGGACCGGGCGGAGGAGGCCTGTCCCTGGGATCTGTGGCCCTACCCCCGCTACCGGGAGCTGCTCTCCCTGGGCTAGTCCCGGGGGGATATCTCCCGCTCTATCTCCTCAAGCTGCCGGAGGAGGTGGGTCAGCTCCCGGCCCCGCTCCTCCAGCCGGTCCTGGGCGGCGGACTTTAGGTCCATGGCCTCCTCCGCCGCCCGGGCCATGTCCCCCCGGGAGGAGGCGGATATCCGGCGGGCCTGGTCCTGGAGGCGTTGGACCACCAGATCCGGGAGATCCCGCCTCAGGCGATCTAGCTCCCGGTCCATCCGGGCCACCAGGGAGTCCACGTCCTTCATGACCAGCGCCTCCGCGTCGGACCTGCGCAGCCGAAGCTCCTCCACGCCGGACAGGAACCGGTCTATCCGGTCCTTCAGGACCTGGACCGGCTGTCTCAGGGAGTCCAGCTCCACCGAGGCGGAGGCGGAGATGGAGCCCACCACGGAGAGCAGGCGCCTTTCGTTGGCGGAGAGCTGGATCCGGGTCCCCTGGGACTTGAGGGTGGAGGACAGGTGCTCCCTCAGGGCCGCAAGGCCCCAGGCGAACGGGTCCTGGTGGCTGAGCCGGGCGGAGACGGGGAAGACCGGCAAGGGGCGGGAGAGCTCCCGCTCCACCGCGGAGGATAGGTAGCGGATCATCCGGTCCAGCTCATCCCGGGAGAGGAAGTCGATCTTGTTGAGCACCAGGATGACCTCCGGGACGGTGGATGACAGGTCCTTGAGCAGCGCCATCTCCCTGGCGGACATGGGGGAGTCCACCGAGAGGGCGAACAGGGCCAGGTCTATGCGGGGGAGGTACTCCCGGGCCTCCTGGGTCTGGGAGGAGTGGAGGCTCTCGAAGCCCGGGGTGTCCACCAGGACCAGGCCCCCCTGGAGGAAGGGGGAGGGGCACCTGACCAGGGCCCAGCGGACCTGGAGGCGGTTGCCCGGGTTCAGGTCCTCGGAGACGAAGGACTGGAGCTGATCGATTGGCAGGTCCCGGGTGGAGCCGTCCCGGAAGGTGACCGTTAGGCCCGGTTCCCCGTGCTCCAGGAGGGTTATCACGTTGGTGAGGGGTAGAGCGCCGGTGGGGAGCACCAAGGATCCCACCAGGGCGTTGAGCAGGGTGGACTTGCCCCGCTTGAACTCCCCCACCGCCGCCACGTAGAGTCGGCCCCGGGAGAGCCTGGAGCGCACCTCCTCCAGCACCTCCCGGTGGGAGGGTTGAAGGTCCA from Thermanaerovibrio acidaminovorans DSM 6589 includes:
- the folE2 gene encoding GTP cyclohydrolase FolE2 gives rise to the protein MRDLQSERDLRGIGLNRVGVRGIKRPMEVLSMEGPALHTVGRFCAFTDLPPDVRGSHMSRIAQLVLQWDGRVPCPSSARELLSSLSSSLGASASEAEVRFPFFVPKASPVTRIPCPLEVRCRVLASLRGEDLSFRLAVKVPVKTLCPCSREISSFGAHNQRAHVTIEVGSRRMIWIEELVAVAEENASSPVYPVLKRQDERFVTEGAYMRPRFVEDLARDCAARLLEDPRVESLRVRVVSHESIHDHDAVAEVIRP
- a CDS encoding DUF72 domain-containing protein, whose translation is MRIGLCALKDLKGRDRRAPLEAPFGALEVGSTFYALPRAEAVFRISVSVPKGFLLGVKAFGLFTHHPVRSQALPAWARPQGADRVLRHMVPPRVRRRLYAAFLEALEPLRSSGKLGYLLFQFPPSFEPSGEALDYLSAIRELSPGWPLAVELRNPRWFASGPLEGLLETARDQNLALVGADLSPHGAMPWHLTATWGAIARLHGRGTGGGPFPTPEERGNYVYPAQELRPWRDLALRHAQRVPRVFVMFNNCVGGSALKSALAMAGLLGLGEGTPSQTRLGL
- the queD gene encoding 6-carboxytetrahydropterin synthase QueD; translated protein: MKLKRRFSFSAAHWLPRYKGRCEALHGHTYSFVITLEGSPDPEGMIMDFTELKGLVEEMVLSRLDHSCLNDLLEQPTAEALSRWIFEALADRLEAPNRRLESVEVFESPDCSALFLREDRR
- a CDS encoding dynamin family protein, producing MSSPLLLALRRLEALDLQPSHREVLEEVRSRLSRGRLYVAAVGEFKRGKSTLLNALVGSLVLPTGALPLTNVITLLEHGEPGLTVTFRDGSTRDLPIDQLQSFVSEDLNPGNRLQVRWALVRCPSPFLQGGLVLVDTPGFESLHSSQTQEAREYLPRIDLALFALSVDSPMSAREMALLKDLSSTVPEVILVLNKIDFLSRDELDRMIRYLSSAVERELSRPLPVFPVSARLSHQDPFAWGLAALREHLSSTLKSQGTRIQLSANERRLLSVVGSISASASVELDSLRQPVQVLKDRIDRFLSGVEELRLRRSDAEALVMKDVDSLVARMDRELDRLRRDLPDLVVQRLQDQARRISASSRGDMARAAEEAMDLKSAAQDRLEERGRELTHLLRQLEEIEREISPRD
- a CDS encoding glutamine synthetase III, whose product is MGDRPTCVFGCDVFDRRAMRERLPREVYARLLEVMEGTGKLDEAIAGVIASAMKEWAVSRGATHYAHWFHPRNEMTAEKHMAFLTVDGDGTPLESFSAFELIQGEPDASSFPCGSVRSTFEARGYTAWDPSSPAFVVRSERGGTLCVPSVFIAFDGTPLDMKTPLLRALSALEGRALRISRLFGNRGVRWIKMTCGAEQEFFLIDSDRARRRPDILHCGRTLIGAEPPKGQQMEDHYFGSIHHRALGYMEEVEEELLRLGVAVKTRHNEVAPCQFEFAPQHCEANLACDQNQVMMLTMRRLAHRHGLRLLLHEKPFANLNGSGKHVNFSLVDSEGRNLLSPSSNPRRNVQFLTYLAAFVLGLWEHGGLLRAATACPGNTHRLGGHEAPPVIMSIYLGEVITRVLDRIDEEIDQIGGRRPMDLGLNRLPSIRADNTDRNRTAPIAFTGNKLEFRSPGSSQSIAGPLTMLAAIWARGLDWIGDRMEARIASGMEPKDAALEAVREAVRVARGVIFEGNCYSPEWEAEARRRGLLVAKGPTEALSRLIARENVELLSSLKVMSPGECETFCQTRLEQHVKWTRIEMGVMRSMLLEGVLPALKRSAALEAEALSAFRAAGLSPKGDPLEALLGDLEAVRDGVRGLEGSMEDLKAQPDLFEACRASEECVEVMNRIREAVDRAEEACPWDLWPYPRYRELLSLG